The following are encoded together in the Salvia hispanica cultivar TCC Black 2014 chromosome 6, UniMelb_Shisp_WGS_1.0, whole genome shotgun sequence genome:
- the LOC125195579 gene encoding uncharacterized protein LOC125195579, with product MSSGSDSDDEIINRVVQRVLARAARRQEEANQEAIPRPIHRRESVDRDHVEAHNRLYADYFADDPRWGPAVFRRRFRMRRELFLRIVNGLSARYPDFQQRWDAAGKPGLSPLQKCTTAIRQLAYGGCADMFDEYLHVADTTGRDCLKKFCKGVIETFGPTYLRKPTVQDCQFLLDLHWRTHGFPDQCLWIWHAYFGVAGSNNDLNVLQSSPLFNDQCQGIGPLVNFTTNGNQYQMGYC from the exons ATGTCTTCCGGTAGCGATTCCGACGATGAAATCATAAATCGAGTGGTGCAGCGAGTCCTTGCAAGGGCAGCTCGACGTCAGGAAGAGGCGAACCAGGAGGCAATTCCAAGGCCAATCCATCGTCGTGAATCTGTCGACCGCGACCACGTTGAGGCTCACAACCGGCTCTATGCGGATTACTTTGCCGACGACCCACGGTGGGGCCCGGCGGTTTTCCGTCGGCGTTTCAGAATGCGGCGAGAGCTATTCTTGCGCATCGTTAACGGGTTGTCGGCGCGTTACCCTGACTTCCAACAGCGTTGGGACGCCGCCGGAAAGCCTGGGTTGTCACCTCTACAGAAGTGCACGACTGCAATTAGGCAGTTGGCATACGGAGGTTGcgccgacatgttcgacgaataTCTTCACGTCGCCGACACAACTGGTCGTGATTGTCTGAAGAAGTTTTGTAAAGGCGTAATTGAGACTTTCGGCCCCACCTATCTGCGGAAGCCGACCGTACAAGATTGCCAATTCCTGCTTGATTTGCACTGGAGGACGCACGGCTTCCCGG ATCAGtgcctatggatttggcatgcctACTTCGGTGtggccgggtcgaacaacgaccttaATGTTCTGCAATCCTCGCCTCTGTTCAACGACCAGTGCCAGGGAATAGGCCCCTTGGTTAACTTCACCACGAACGGCAACCAGTATCAGATGGGGTATTGCTag